From the genome of Acinetobacter chinensis:
TAAATTCGACCATTAAGCCGAGAAGCCAGTTGACGGTAAAGCAACCATTCGTATCGCTGTGGATGAACAACATCCTTGTTAATTAACCATGGACGATGTTTTTGTTGGATAAGTGTACTATCCATTGTTTGCAATGTATTACCTGCTAATAGTTCTGTTTTTGTGGTTTTGAGCTGGGTCACTAATGCTTCTGAGCCTTTACCTGCTTGGCATTCAAGACATAGAAACACGGGCCTTAATAACTGCTCAATTAACCCGTTTTGATCATCATAATATTGCCATTGATATTCTTCTACCGTGCGTTTTTGCTTTTTTAAGTACAGGCATAGCGTTTCTATATCTTGGTTATTCATTACACTTAATGCTTGTTGCCTAACCGTTGCAAATGGTGTGGGAGGAAAATAAAGTGTCATCCTAACTACAGGACCCTGCAACGTAGCAATTCCTGCAAAAATCCATTTAAAACAATGACTTATTTCAATTCTGCCATCTGCAAGCGTTTTGTGGGGATGGAGGCCGGAATCATTAAAGTATCATCCTAATTTTCGCTCAACCTTGGAAAATGCTGAGAATCGTAAAAATAAAGTTTCATCCTTTCCGCTACTAGTTCAAGGCTTTCTTCCGGCCGCCGGCAACAACGCTGCTTGGCTGAGGCGATCCACTTGCGCTACCGCTCACTGATCAGATCGAACTTGAACTCGACGAGCAGCCAACCATCAGGCCGAGCGTGATCGCCAAAAAAAACGGATCATGCGAAATCCTTCGTTGAGTTTGGCGCGGGTTTTAGCAAATCAGCTGGCCCGCGATCCGGTTGAGAGTGATCCGAAGCGGTCCTTGACGACCGGCACAAATCGGCCGATTCTGTTGAAAAAGTAGCTTTAGCGGCAGCCTGCCGATCAGGTGTGCCTGCTGTCGAAGTGGCTGCAAGCCACTTCAAGTTGCCTTCCGGCGTTTCACTGAGCGTCCTTGCTCAGGTTTAAGGGTTAATTTGAGGGTTTCTGCTCGTAGCAGGCATACCTATCCCGTCAGCGGTGGCCCTTGAGGCAAAAGCTTGGCCATGCGGCGCAGGTTCTGCACCATCGCAGCCAAGGTGAATTCGTCAGTGGCACCCGTTAGGCCACGCAGTCGTAAACGGTCGAGTTTCATGATCCGTTTGAGGTGGGCGAAAAGCATCTCCACCTTCTTTCGTTCGCAGCGAGAGACGAGGTACTCCGGTGTCTTGGCGATGCGTCGAGCCACGTCGCGGGCAGCCTCATGGATGCTGCGGACGATCTTCCGATTCGGCGTGTTGGGGCAGCATTTCGCTTTCAACGGGCAGGTGGCGCAGTCGGTTTGGCTGGAGCGGTAAATGACGGTTTTGGCCTTAGTTACCCGCGACCTTTGCTGGGTGAAGGCGCGCCATTCACTGCGTAGCGGTTTGCCGGCTGGGCAGCGATATTCATTGGCGTCCTGACTCCAGTGAAAGTCGTTACTGGAGAGGCTGTCGTCCTTGCGCTCGGTCTTGTCCCACACCGGCACATGCGGTTCGATGTCCTTTTCTTCGACCATCCAGGCCAGCATCGGGGCGGTGCCATAAGCGGTATCGCCGATAAGGCGTTCCGGTGTGAGATCGAACTGCGCCTCGACACGCTCGACCATCGTCCTAGTCGAATCGACTTCGGCGGTACGGTGCGCCGGGGTAGCTTCCACGTCCATGATCACACCGTGCTCAGTGTCGATCAGGTAATTCGTGGAGTAGGCAAAAAAGGCCGGGCCACCTGGCGCTGCTGTCCAACGGGACTGAGGATCAGTGAGCGAAATTTTCTTGGGAAGAGCCTCAGCCAGCGCCTCTTCATCAAGGGCTTCGAGGTACTCGCGCACTGCGCGGCTGCTGAGCTTTGGATCGTTCCAATCGACCTCATCTCCCGCCACCCCACGTTGCCGGCTGGCATCCGCCTTAATGATGCTGGCGTCGACGGCGAAACCTTCACCCTTGACTAGGCCGGCTGCCATGCAGCGCCGCAGCACCTCATTGAATAACCAGCGGAATAGATCGCTGTCACGAAAACGCCCATGGCGATTCTTCGAGAAGGTCGAGTGATTGGGGACTTCGTCTTCCAGACCCAACCGGCAGAACCAGCGATAGGCCAGGTTCAGGTGCACCTCTTCGCACAATCGCCGCTCGGAACGAATGCCATAGCAAGTAGCCGACGACCAGCATGCGCACCATCAACTCCGGGTCAATCGAGGGACGCCCGATGGGGCTATAGAAATCTGCCAGGTAGGCACGTAGATCACTGAGATCCAAGCACTGGTCGATGCTGCGCAGGAGATGTTGGGCCGGGACGTGATCTTCCAGATTGAACGAGTAGAACAGGCGCTGCTGTCCTCCCGGTAACTGTCCCATCATGCTGTTCGCCCCCACGCTCGCTGACAAAGCAATTTTGCCAACGGCATGGGGAGGCCGCTACTTTTTCAACAGAATCGGCCGCACACAGCCATTCGGCTCAACAGAACCCTGCCTTTACCCCACCAAACTCCGGAAACTCGCCCGGTAGTCCGTCGGCTTGAGATGCACATGTTGGCTGAGGTCGCCGGGTAGCGTGAACAGGCGCGGACCGTCCCGAAACTGGAACACGCGATACAGATGGAATTGATCGCCCGCCTCCTTGGAGAATTCGAGTTCGTTGTGGCTGACCAAGAAAGACGAGCCTACCCCGCCATTGGTGGTTTTCACCTCGATGAAGCGCTCATGGGCGTCCTCTTCGAACGACAGGATGTCGAACCCCGCACCGTCTCCCTGGGTGTCGGACACCCAATCCAGCCGCTGAAAAAGCTCTGGGTGGCCGAGCTCGGTCAGGCGTTGCTGTTCGTAGCCAATCACCCACTGCTCCCCTGCCCGGCCCAGCTTGCGGTTGGCTTCATCGCGAGCGGCATAATCGAACTTTCGCGGTAGGCGTTGCCGTAGAGATGCCGGGGTACGCACAAGCACTTCACGGGCGGGTGGTTCTACCAAAGCCGCTCGGTAGGTTTTGTCACCCGGAAGTTTTACCTCCTCCAGGGCATCGACAAGAGCGCCGACCGTCTGCTGATGTTCCAGAACGTAGGCGTGTACGGATTTACGCAGCAGCAGTTGGCTGTTGCCGCGTGGCTTGTAGCCGTTGATATAGGGCAGGCCCAGGGCATCGAGTACGGCGCTAATGTTCTGGTGCTTGAGCTCGACTGAAGACTTGCTGCGACCGTTCAGCAGTTGGCGCAGTGCCTGGTTGTGCTCGGACTTGTTGTACGGCTCCCCAGCCGCCTCGGCACGCAGCATGTCGAAATAGTCTTCGACCGTGGCCAGGACCTCTTCTTCGGACCAGTCTTCGCCGATGCGAATGATGCGAAACCCGAGCCGCGTCAGCGCCGGAACGACGGTCGCCTCGCCACCGGAGAAGCTGTCAGCAGTGAGCGGGCCCTGCTCGGGAAATTGCTTGCCGAAGGCCACACCGGCGATGGCCTTGGAATCGCAATCGGTGCCGGTCTTCGGATCACGTACCAGGAAGTCGCGGGACTTGCCGTAGCCGTGGCGCGCCAGGAATTTCGTGCGGCCCAGTTGCACGAACTCATCGAT
Proteins encoded in this window:
- a CDS encoding DUF3883 domain-containing protein yields the protein MSQLSQLRSPAAVQAAIDEFVQLGRTKFLARHGYGKSRDFLVRDPKTGTDCDSKAIAGVAFGKQFPEQGPLTADSFSGGEATVVPALTRLGFRIIRIGEDWSEEEVLATVEDYFDMLRAEAAGEPYNKSEHNQALRQLLNGRSKSSVELKHQNISAVLDALGLPYINGYKPRGNSQLLLRKSVHAYVLEHQQTVGALVDALEEVKLPGDKTYRAALVEPPAREVLVRTPASLRQRLPRKFDYAARDEANRKLGRAGEQWVIGYEQQRLTELGHPELFQRLDWVSDTQGDGAGFDILSFEEDAHERFIEVKTTNGGVGSSFLVSHNELEFSKEAGDQFHLYRVFQFRDGPRLFTLPGDLSQHVHLKPTDYRASFRSLVG